A genomic region of Trifolium pratense cultivar HEN17-A07 linkage group LG3, ARS_RC_1.1, whole genome shotgun sequence contains the following coding sequences:
- the LOC123918327 gene encoding aspartic proteinase Asp1-like, which produces MKLEKLGFFIVLLLLSSSTSLAWFGSSKNKISTANGRNSILPYEQSSSSSSSSSSLSPSFLNRFRSGSSVVFPVHGNVYPVGFYNVTLSIGHPPRPYFLDIDTGSDLTWLQCDAPCSRCSQTPHPLYRPSNDLVPCRHPMCASVHQSDNYDCEVEHQCDYEVEYADHYSSLGVLVNDVYVLNFTNGVQLKVRMALGCGYDQIFPDSSYHPVDGMLGLGRGKSSLISQLNSQGLVRNVVGHCLSAQGGGYIFFGDVYDSSRLAWTPMSSRDSKHYSAGAAELTFGGKRTGFGNLLAVFDTGSSYTYFNSNAYQALISWLTKELAGKPIKEAPEDQTLPLCWYGKRPFRSVYEVRKYFKPIALGFPSSGRMKAQFEIPPEAYLIISNMGNVCLGILNGSEVGMEGLNLIGDISMLDKVMVFDNEKQLIGWAPTDCNRVPKSRDVSI; this is translated from the exons ATGAagttagaaaaattgggattcTTCATTGTTCTACTCTTGTTGAGTTCATCTACTTCTTTAGCTTGGTTTGGTAgtagcaaaaacaaaatttcaactGCAAATGGAAGAAACTCAATTCTTCCATATGAACAatcctcttcatcatcatcatcatcgtcgtcgTTGTCGCCTTCATTCTTAAACCGTTTTCGTTCTGGTTCATCGGTCGTGTTCCCGGTTCATGGAAATGTTTACCCTGTTGG GTTTTATAATGTGACTCTCAGCATTGGGCACCCACCAAGGCCATATTTTCTTGACATTGACACGGGTAGTGACCTAACATGGCTTCAATGTGATGCACCTTGCTCCCGTTGCTCTCAG ACGCCCCATCCGCTTTACCGGCCTAGCAATGACTTGGTCCCCTGCAGACATCCCATGTGTGCATCCGTGCATCAGTCGGATAACTATGACTGTGAAGTCGAGCATCAGTGTGATTATGAAGTCGAGTATGCAGATCATTATTCATCCCTTGGTGTACTTGTTAATGATGTCTATGTTCTCAACTTTACAAATGGGGTCCAACTTAAAGTTCGTATGGCACTTGG ATGTGGATATGATCAGATTTTTCCAGATTCGTCCTACCACCCCGTAGATGGAATGCTTGGCCTTGGCAGGGGAAAATCCAGCTTGATATCACAGTTGAATAGTCAGGGTTTGGTGAGAAATGTTGTTGGACATTGTTTGAGTGCACAAGGAGGAGGATACATCTTCTTTGGAGATGTTTATGATTCTTCTCGATTGGCTTGGACTCCAATGTCATCAAGAGATTC CAAACATTACTCGGCAGGGGCAGCTGAACTCACTTTTGGAGGGAAGAGGACTGGGTTTGGAAACCTTCTTGCTGTTTTTGACACTGGGAGTTCTTACACTTACTTCAACTCTAACGCTTATCAAGCACTAATTTCTTGG TTGACGAAGGAATTAGCTGGAAAGCCCATAAAAGAAGCACCTGAAGACCAAACTCtccctctgtgttggtatggaAAAAGACCTTTCAGAAGTGTATATGAAGTCAGAAAATACTTCAAGCCTATTGCGCTTGGTTTCCCGAGCAGTGGGAGAATGAAAGCCCAATTCGAAATCCCTCCTGAAGCATATCTGATTATATCG AACATGGGAAATGTTTGCTTGGGTATTCTAAACGGCTCTGAAGTAGGAATGGAGGGTCTGAACCTAATCGGAG ACATATCCATGCTAGACAAAGTGATGGTATTTGACAATGAGAAGCAGTTGATTGGTTGGGCTCCGACAGATTGTAACCGAGTTCCAAAGTCCAGAGATGTCAGCATTTGA
- the LOC123918451 gene encoding uncharacterized protein LOC123918451 — protein sequence MSQHKANQNQKKPNMLPLKLVRSLILGETINNNPHFLNQNHHQHEQESSSNETTKTRTRRRRRKTRLKKRPGLLFLPTKEIITNTYKLATIARDLGMNLHPTPSLSHIIFSNSSSTPSTSSSSPSTPSTSSFSVSSASYSLLNDAVPIPFPSFATAPLTHLRFFVTLFPRAFKLVLFSSDGDSDAVGSCGGGVSNWDCGSVSLCSRVTGNRVDTMDEFCRILAGKGWTFFKTKENPSVDYHGGGGGGNGGGVYLFRKVDVNRVRVGRVGTPDGACRMRELRLPYLDFENAPLRILQYILLMTDDIFCLA from the coding sequence ATGTCACAACACAAagcaaatcaaaatcaaaagaaacCAAATATGCTTCCACTAAAGCTGGTTCGTTCTTTGATCTTAGGTGAAACCATCAACAACAACCCTCACTttctaaaccaaaatcaccatCAACATGAACAAGAATCATCATCCaatgaaacaacaaaaacaagaacaagaagaagaagaagaaaaacaagattaaaaaaaagacCAGGTCTTTTGTTTCTCCCAACAAAAGAAATCATAACAAACACATATAAACTTGCAACCATTGCAAGAGATTTAGGAATGAATTTACATCCAACACCATCACTTTCTCACATCATTTTCTCAAACTCATCTTCAACACCATcaacatcttcttcttcaccttCAACACCATCTACTTCTTCTTTCTCTGTCTCTTCAGCTTCTTATTCTCTCTTAAACGACGCCGTTCCTATTCCTTTTCCTTCTTTCGCTACAGCGCCATTGACCCATCTTCGTTTTTTTGTTACCCTTTTCCCACGCGCCTTCAAGCTTGTTCTTTTCAGCTCCGATGGAGATTCTGACGCTGTTGGGTCATGTGGTGGAGGTGTCAGTAACTGGGATTGTGGTTCTGTTTCTCTCTGTTCTCGGGTCACCGGAAACCGGGTTGATACTATGGACGAGTTTTGCCGGATTCTTGCAGGGAAAGGTTGGACCTTTTTTAAAACCAAAGAAAACCCTTCGGTGGATTATCACGGCGGTGGAGGTGGTGGCAATGGTGGTGGTGTTTATCTTTTTAGGAAGGTGGATGTGAACCGGGTTCGGGTGGGTCGGGTTGGAACACCTGATGGAGCATGCAGAATGAGGGAGCTGAGATTGCCCTATTTGGATTTTGAAAATGCTCCTTTGAGGATTTTGCAGTATATTTTGTTGATGACTGATGATATATTCTGTTTGGcatga